CAAATAGAAGACTTCTTCCAGGAGAAGATTCCTCTGGAGTTTGGGCATGctctctcagggggctttcatcaAAGCTCCTAGCTTAGTTAGTATTCCCTGCTCCGTTGACAAAGGTCACGTTCTAGGACACTTGCCACACTTGAAGTCACTGCTCTGGAAGCCTGAAGCGCTAGGAGTTGGAGGTTCTGGGGGATCTGGGATGCAGCTTGGCCTTGCCGGCCTCTTGCAATGCTTGCAGTGCAGATGTGGTGCGAGTCCCACCGGAAGAAGGATCCTATTCCCTCATCCTGGTGCTCCTGTGCTTGTTCTAAAGGGTCATGCGAGGGTGGGATGATAACCTTCAGAAAAAGGGCGTCCTCTTGGATCATGTACAAAGGGCCCAACTCATTTGCATCATAGTTTTCTACAAATGTGTTTCCTGTTTTATTTGTGCGGGTGAAATAGAAAGCCCTCCAATCCCTTCTCTCACCTCTGCTTCATCTTATGTGAACACACTTTTTCTAAAAGTTTCTCTAGGAGAGGATCTGCCACTCTATCATCCCAACTTCTATATAACATCACTTCTCTTCTTGCATTTGAGAAACCATCGTGTTGTATAGAGTGATCTAGCTCCTGCATGCTCTTCTGTGTAAGGAAGCTCATCACGCTACAGTTAAAGCCTTAATCTTGTCAACCCAGGACAGTTGAGTCCACTCCAACTCTGAGGGgcctcacaggacagagcagaactgccataTTGGGTTTTGAAGGTTGTGAATCTTCATTCCAAGTTTCATTCTTAGTTTCCAATGGCGTTATTCCAACGTGTGTGACtcaaggttgactagagaacaaaattcacagacaatcatgtgtgtataagaaagagctttattaaaaaaaacacaaggaagagctttatacaaaTAGCAATTGGATATTTAGAAAAAATTTCAGCCGtggccagatcatgtccataagtccagtattaccaGATATGTTCAATACCATCTAGAAATTTCTCTCCAGATTCACGCAAGTCATCAATGATGCAAATTCAGGAAAAGGACaagacagtgggtggaaagtcttgtagatccagtggcagtggaagcttctcagtgctTATTCAGGTCTCCAcggggctcctccaggtccaggactctggctgccatcagtgtaaccccatgtggcttctcagtcggaagaggaagcagagagtgtgggcctggcctctattagttatttatctctttggcgcctccaaatgaggtcatcaatctgcaacCTGATCAACAGGCTAGAACCCACCTTTTCCCAACTTGACTGGAGATTACGTACCTGCCGCACATGGCACTGCATGATCTGCCTCCATCATCATATGACCTTCTTCTTTAGTGTGTGTCTAAGATGTGATTGGACATTTTCTCACTGTGTGTGCTACTTTGCGTGTTTACCACTAGTTTTTACAGTGATTAAAAAATTGGATGACTCTCTTCGGAGTTACACACGCACCAATCCAACAACAAATACATGTTGGTTTCCATGACGTTAGTGATAGCCTTCAAGCGGTGTACCCATCGTGTGTTTGACGAATTTCTTCCTCCAACATTAGCATCCACTCACCACCTTCTAAGCCTCTCCTCTCACTTTCGAGTGGCTCCTGTGCCCTTGCTCCTATTTCAACAATTCTGGGAAGGAACACACTACGCTGCACAGAGTCTCCAGGAGTTCAGCTCAACTGCGGCTTTGGGAAAACACTCAGGAGATAGTTTGGTTCCCAGCGTAAAGATGAGCTTAGACCAGGGTTTCATTTGCTTCTTTGGCAGCAAAAGACTGGGTTCCAGGAGAGGATTACATAGGCATCCTACTGCCTCCCTTTCGGTCTGGAATCTCCTGGGGGGTTTGGTCATATTTTCCGTATGGACACAGTCTGTCATATGGCCTGCAGATGAAGATACTACTCATTGTCCACTGGCCCTAGACCCGTCTGACCTTATCTTTGTGGAGTATGATTGTGTAGACACCATTCCCAAATATGGTTATTCTGTGAAATTCGAGTGAATGGGATGGGAAGGGTTACCAAACCCTGCTGATGGAATAAGGGATGCCCTCCCCCTCTTTACGGTTTTGTTTGGGTGGAGCAGGTgacttggggagggggggagtgttAGTCACCACCAACCATATTCCTGCAGAGtactttcctcctccctctctgtctGCTGAGCCTGGCCCCTGGCTGGCCCAAGGCTTGAGGACCACACTACTTTGCCAAGGACCCATGAGGAAACTACGTTTTTCACTAATAAAGGAAGGGAACCCCCAGGTGGTTACCAAGTGGTCACAAGTGGGAACAAACGCCATCTTCGACATCGTACTCCCTGGGAGCTACAGCTGCAGCTACGAAACAAGCATACGAACTCCCTCAGAGCCCAGCCACACGGTGACCATTGAAAAGCTGAGTAAGCACAGTCTGTTCAGAGGACGGGGTCCAGCTCCAAGGTCAGGGGGCTTGGAGGAAGACGGAGGGAACTGCCTATAGAGGGAAAAGCCACAATGTGTGTGCAGTGGGAGGGCTGCCCTTGGGTGAACTTCAGAGACAGACAGAGGTTGGACCCAGGATCTGAACCCAAGGGTCTGATGGGAGCCAAGCAGACACTGATGTGCTGTGTGTTCCTTGCAGATTTCCTCCCAGCACCCAGCATGACGCTGATCTCAGAGTTGATCCAAAAGCCAGGGTCTCTGGCAATCCTACGTTGCTCAGCTTCTATTGAAGACATTACTTGGGCCTTAATGAAGTCAGGAGAGAGAGTGCGTGAAATGTTACCGGCCACTGGAGTACCTGGATCTATCAACTTCAATGTCCACATTCAGGAGGGAGGTGTGTACACCTGTCAGTACACACTCAATAGTGTGCAGACTGTCTGGTCCAgtcctagcaaccctgtggagATCTTCATAAGCGATGGTGAGTGAACAGTGGGAATCTACCTTGGGCCCTGACCCGGGAATCTTTCAGCCAGGAGACGCAGTTCCTGAGCAGAGACCCGTGCTCTGCCCTCAAGCCAGTGAAGTGTCTGAGGAGCGAGCCCAATTTGATCAGTAAAACATTTGTATTGGGTGATCCTCACACAGCAGCAGACACTGTAGTAGAAATGGGAATCAGAATAAACCTGCAGAGCCTCATCGTGAACTCTGTGATGGGGCTGTGTCGGTCCCCAGGCCCTGAGCCCTAAGTTGAGACAGGTGTTCAGGGTAGAATGGCGGGAACTCGCTGATACCACAGTGTCAGCGCTGGGGGTCCCTGAGCCACAGCTCTGGGTGCTTCTCCTGCTCCTGCAACAACACTTGGCTGAGTGTCTGCAGGGTCTAAGGAATATAATATTCACCTGTAACAGAGGGTGGGGTCCATTTCACTGCCAAGGGCCACTACCATATTGACAACATCCTCAGCTGGACAGGCAGCATGTGCTGAGCTCAGGGGGCCCCCCTCCTCCTTACCCTCCTCCTGTGTTTCCAAGTCTGACGTTGGCAAGGCCCCAAACCCAGACCCACATCCCAGGTTTCCTTCTCTGTGTCACACCACGTGGCTACTGTGGCCTGCTGATGGCCCCGATGAGAAGGCTCTGTTAGGTGGCAATGCTTGCCGGTCCTGTGCCCCCACCCTGAGCTCAGGGGTCCTGAGTGGATTCGGCCCGGAGTCTAAGTGCTGACCGCTGACCCACTGCGTGTTCTTCTCCCAGGATCTCTCCCCAAGCCCAAGCTGTCCTTGGTGTCCGAGGGCCTGACGCTAACACCAGGTAGcgaaggggccctgaggtgccaggGGTCCCTGACCGGCGCCATCTTCCTGCTGCTCCAGGAGAAGGCGCGGCGCCCCCTGCAGGCGGTGAGCTCCACCGGAAACAGCGCCGATTTCCGGATCCCAGAGCTCACAGCCCAGGATTCTAGAAAGTACAGGTGCCTGTACTTGAGGACCAGACATGGGACCTCGGGGTCCTGGCTGAGCAATGCGTTGGAGCTGAGCGTGGCAGGTAAGACTCCTGGGTTAGGACTAGGACAGAAAGGGGGTGAGTTTGGAGCTTGGACAAAGCAGAAGCAAGTTTGGGGCTGTGCCTGCACATCAGCGGACCTGTCAGTGATGTGGGTGAGAGTCAGGTGTGTCCAGTCACATGCCAGTGTCGCTTGCAGAGATCCTGGTGTCGCCTGGCTGTGTTCAGGGCAAGGGGCTTCATGTCCCTCAGCAGGCTGCATTTTAAAGAACCTATGAAGTTTGAACCCACTCCTAATTCAAGCCAAGGCCAGGCTTGTCCCCTTCCCCACCCATCAGAGGGTGCTGATGAAACCCTCACAGTCCAACTCCCTGTGAAGATGCAATGCCTGTGACAGGTCAATTCTGTTCATAGAGATCTCCTCCAAAGCGCCCTAAGTGCTGTGTCTTGCAACTGATTCCAACACTAGGTTGGGCTGATCTCTGCCCTGGCGTCGGCTCCATGGAAATGATGTGTGATAGAAGACGCTGTCTTGAACTCACATCTCGTAACTGGTCCTCAGGTCTCTGGGCTTCCAGTTCTTCCCTCTCACATAGGACGTCCCGGATGCTGCCTGCAGGCTTACCTGGTGCTGAGTGGAGCACAGCTAAGTTGGAGCTGCAGTGCTGAGCCATGAGTTCCACTTCCACAGCCCACAGACCATACACGGCTGCATTTGCACCCTTTCACCAGGAAATAAAAATTTGCCCTTAAGAGCAGTGTTActgttttcaatcacttcagcACTAGGTTTTAGATGGGTGTATTGCTCTCTATTTATTTGTAgttttaggtaccattgagtcagtttgaaTCCATAACAATTtaacaagcacaaaaacaaaacaacactggAGAGTTGTTCCTCTGTCTGAGGCTGtcattgcagccacggtgtgaaTCCATCCCGTTGACGGCCTTTCTTTCTTCAAAGCCCCATTACTTTACTAAGCACGGTGCGCTTCCCCAGGGACGGATCTGTCCTTACAACATGAGCAAAGTCCATGAGAGAGGGTTTTGCCatcttgcttcttctttttttttttccttgtgcCAGTCAGAATCTGATGCCAATTAAATGGTGACAGCTTtgcaaataaacaaacatataCTCTTCCATGGCTAGAAACCcatcttccttctaaggagcatcctggctgcacttcttgtAAGACACAGGAGCGTGTTCGTTGGCACTCTACGGCGCAGatcatatttttcaccagcaccaccattccaaGCTGTCAATTCTTGATCGGTCTTCATGATTCCATGTTCAGCAGTCAATTGCATAGAACCAATtgcaatcaggctgtgacctgattgacaagctcaaCTCCACCACTGCACTacatatcaagttgacatgaaattatgtaattgccacatctGTGTAGATCAGTGTGGTTGGCAGCAGACCTGTGTGGTTGTTAATCCTTGTCATGTGGGTGACTGGTAAACTGAGTGCCTGGATGTTGTATTCAGTACATAATTGTATTTGAAGCATATGATATTCTATGAAATGGTAATTTGATAATTTAAATGTGAgtttatagtatttttttaattaatttattttaacaatttattggggctgatacaattcttttcacagttcatacatatacatacatcaattgtataaagcacatctgtacagtctttgccctaatcatttttttctcttttcttcttttacattttattagggactcaaacaactcttaccacaatccatacatatacatacatcaattgtataaagcacatccatacattccctgccccaatcattctcaaggcatttgctctccacttaagccccttgcatcaggtcctctttttttttcccccctccctccccattccccctccctcatatgcccttggtaatttatacatcgttattttgtcatatcttgccctatccggagtctcccttccccccttctctgctgtccctctcccagggaagaggtcacatgtggatccttgtaatcagttccccctttccaacccactcaccttccactctcccagcctcgtccctcacacccttggtcctgaaggtatcatccaccctggattccctgtacctccagccctcatatgtaccagtgtacagcctctgtcctatccagccctgcaaggtagaattcggatcatggtagttgtggggaggaagcatccaggatctgggggaaagctgtgttcttcatcgatactacctcacaccctaattaacccatctcctctcctaaacccctctatgaggggatctccattggccgacacttgggccttgggtctccactctgcacttcccccttcatttaatatgatatatatacatatgtacacatacatatatacatatacacatatatacacatacatacacacacatatctttttttttttttgcatgatgccttataactggtcccttgggcacctcgtggtcgcactggccggtgtgcttcttccatgtgggcttatttgcttctgagcgagatggccgcttgttcaccttcaagcctttaagaccccagacactatctcttttgatagccgggcaccatcagctttcttcaccacatttgcttatgcacccatttgtcttcagcgatcctatcatggaggtgtgcagtcaatgatatgattttttgttctttgatgcctggtaactgatccctttgggaccactcgatcacacaggctggtgtgttcttccatgtggactttgttgcttctgagctagatggccacttgtttatcttcaagcctttaagaccccagtcactatctcttttgatagccaggtaccatcagctttcttcaccacatttacttgttcacccactttggctccagccgttgtgtcgggagagtgagcatcatagagttccaatttaataaaagaaggtattcatgcattgagggagtgtttgagtagaggcccaaggtccttccgccaccttaatacttgacctataaatatagacacatagatctatttccccatcctcctatatatatttgcatgtacatgtctttgtctagacctccatgaatgccctttgactcctagctctttcctccatctcccttgaccttcctcctgccctactaccatgcttcatcgccacctgagctagagtatacctcttctctaagcaaccttacccttgatcatttcccaccatgcctgccactcccccttctctaccatttggggtcccatgtttttcccttgtccctgggtttgttaacaccacttccttacccccccctaccccccaccccaagtcgccccggaactgttggtcccgttgtttttcctccagatagttcatccagcctgtcctattcagacagacctgtggagacactaacatgcacgaaaacaagacagaggaaaacaaagcaacagtatgcaaccagacaacaaaacaacaaaaacaaaccactgacaaagaacagaacaaaacagttcacaggagaaaagcttgtagttagttcagggatcgtttgctggcccttaggagcgttttccagtccagtctgttggggcaccacgccctggccccaaagtccactttcagcattccctggggaccttgccactccattcccttgctgttccgctgcactcccccagtgatttgcctcggtgtggtgggatcaggtcagatgcaattcccacactgtgtctccggtgctgtcccctgtatcgcccttagtcactgaggggcatcatgtctcatagtagggccagccatgttgttctctctgtggactggctgctctactcaggaacatcatcatcacggcctggtgggtcaggctgtgctccactctctcctcctgccccttcatctgctcccgtgtgctctgatcaaatatgtccatctcccatagctgcagagtcaatgtcatcctttggaacaaattcttttcgggggagggagtTTATAGTATTTTTATTAGAGATTCACTGATGCAGTATGCGCTGTATCTACTCTATTCATGCCTCATGTTAcataattaattctgactcataggatctTATGAGTCGAACAGCTCCATAGGATTTCCTAGGCTAACAATCTATAGGGACTGGGAATGCCACATCATTCCATTAAGGAGGCACAGGTCTTTGGATGTGTCTGACCTTTTGGTAGTAGCCCCATCGGAACCCACTGCTATGACTTGAAATCAACGGCACAGTGGTGGGTTGGGCTGGGGGCTTCCTATCTTGTTACAATATGAAGACTGGACCCCGCGTGGAGGCACGTGCTGTAACTCGGTGTAGCCCTGATACCCGCAATGCGCCTTCTGTTCCTTGCCGTCCACCCAGACGGTCTCAGGACAGGACCATTCTTGGCATGGACTGGTTGATGGCGGGTTCAGATCCCATGACTATTCCCTTCCTGCCATCATTTCCCATTTGTGACCTTAGTGCCTCTGGTGGAGAGCTGAACTCACGGTCCTTCGTTGTCCTTTCTGTCCTCCAGGTCTGCTACCGAAGCCCTTGCTCTGGTCTGTGTGGAGCGACACCGTGACTGCGGGCCGGGATGCCAAGCTGCAATGCCTCAGCCCTCTCCCAGACATGCACTTTGAACTCCTGCGAGCAGGGGCAGTACTGCTCCACAACTGGGGTTCGGCAGACAACTATGTAGCCGATTTCACCCTGTCCAACGTGGGGCCCCAGGATGCTGGCAACTACAGCTGCCGCTACTCTCCTCGTGAGAGTCACTCTGCCACTTGGTCTGAAGACAGTGACCCCCTGGCTCTCCGAGTGCAGAGGGAGGAACTCTGAGATGCTCCAGCCTGTCCCTCACCGCCCTTTGTGTCCCTCATGCCTGTTCCAGGATTTCCTGCACCTACTCGATGCCCATTCCCTCCTTCTGCTATCCTTTCCCGGGGCCTCCTGCATTCCCCTAGAACCTGGGTGCTGGTGGCTCAGAAGTTTGTCTGATTTTTAATTAATCTTCCTGATATGCAAAGGATcttctgaaatttaaaaaaataatgaacttCACAttcccattgagttgatgctgactgagAGTGAAACTAGTGCACAGGATTGAATGACCtcggagatggtaactctttacagcagtggaaaatctcatctttctccagcgatggactgggggttttgaactgctgacgttgaaaTTATCAGCTCCACTCAAAATGTGGCACACCATCAGGCCTCCTTATCCCCCTCCTTCTAGAGATTGTTATTTCTTTGTAATTGTTCTGTGTTGAGAATTTCCAATTTGCCATCATCAGCATCTAGGGGGATGTGGTAAACTGAGGGGCTGGATGAGACTGTAATGCAGCTAGTTTCCCTCCCTCTAGATCTAACCAAGATTTGTTTtaggtgcaaggatctcttgcttgtttcatgacagaaatttcttccctggctttttaaatattgatgatgACCCAATTTTTCTTACTCACTgcgtatatttttctttatattactACTGTTTTATTCTTATCACTTCATTATGTTTTTGTTCTTGATGGCTTCTGTTGTGTttgccagtgtgtcaagcacagaaggagtagaggcatagagataataactgatccaGGGTTTGGAGGGGATGTCGACTTTGGGGAGGGGTGATTTCAGGAGTtaataatgaaggtgggagggggaatgagCACTCGAGCTGAATATGATCACACAACTCGTTTTAAAGGCAATGTAGTCatagggggagagaaagaaaatgttgtgatatTGATTATGGTAgcgattgtataactcttcttatgATTTAATTATTCAGTTGTGTGAAatatggattaagtgccaataaaactgttgaagaagaaaaagaagaagaagaagaagaagaagaagaagaagaagaagaagaagaagaagaagaagaagaagaagaagtaagtGCAGCCAGAACTTTCCTTaggatgttatcaggagagaccagtcccaggaaaaaGATAGCATGGCTGTCAAAGCAGGGGATCCGGGAAAAGCTGGAGACCATCAATGGTTAGATTGACACTGAAGCTGCAAGGATGGGCCCAAGGGGATCGATTGTGGGTATGACCCAGGACCCACGCTGTTTTGTCCTGTTGGACGTAGGGTCACTGAAAGTCAGGCCCTAATCGGTGGCCTCTAACAATGGTGTCCATTCTGCCTGGAGATTTTGCTGTGCATGTGTAATCTGTATTTaacttttaataattaaatcctAATTCTGGctgtaaaatgaaagaaagaaagaaagaggctgAGTGTGGgagttgtataatctgctgtcaatttgagactgaagagtgaaggggcaggGTTCAGACTGTCGGTCAagtttcagcttgatgacctcatttggaggcactaagcagataaatagctccttggaggcagggcaTGCGCTCCCTCCCTGCAAGACTTTACTGACGAAGACGAGCCTGATAGAGCTACATGGATGCAGCTAGAGCTTGGGAGCTcgaggagacatgtggagacccatgccagcgaccagatgcttccaccgccaccgggtccacaagacttcccactcactggcctgtgagcttcctgcgtttggcattattgcatgtgtttcgtgggtctgaagaggactttgtagatcggtatcagacatatgggatactattggaattacggactgggctgggatgttttctcaatattcaattgttcttgtatataaagctttttcttatacacacaggagtgtctctgaatttatgTCCttcgtctacccagactaacagacctGAGGATGGAAACAGAAGTCTAGAAATGCTTAGAGACCTTCATGTTCCACTGAGGCATGCTGAGTGCCTATCATACTGAACACAGGAGACAGGAGCTTCTGAGCAGGGAAGGATTCTGGGGGCATCTGGGGTTAAAGAGGGCTGTGCACCTGGTCATGGGGCAGAAACGGCCTTTTTGGCTCCAGGGTAGGAAAAGGGCTCTGTCCACATCCTGTCACATGTAGAATTCTCACTAGACACTTATGTTTGTGGCCACACTGCACGAGAGGGCCCTGGGCACCTCAGGGAATGGTGCCAATGAGGCGAGGGTAGAGGTCATCTATGCTGaactcctctctctcccccaacCCTGAGGTTTCTTCTGGGTCCCATCTAGAACCTGAAAAAGAGTGAATACTGCTCCATTATCACTCATACACTGTGATCGGATGTACCACACAGGTGGCCCAAGATTTCTAGCAGCTGAAAGATGGTGTGTCCCCAAACCCGGTGCGTTGTGGCTTTCATGCTGTTGAGCACAGGTGTCTTATGAGCATGATGACAGAGGACACCAGGGTCATCTACTGgtacatgaccccagtcctacctttttCTGTGGGCTAGAACGGTGTGTATGCACAGGTAGAGACAAGAGAGAAAAGCTCAGGACACATAGAATCCccaaacaggaatgggagtagcgacacCAGGTGGGTAGGAGGAAGAGGGGCAAAGGAGGTGAGGAAGAGGGAACCCATTGCAACAATTGAcacataaccccccccccctgagggggatgaacaacagggaGAGAGAAGTCAGTGGAAGATCtccaaataatagtttataattgatcaaggggtcacaagggtgggggagatggaaaaaagaggagctgatactaagggctaatagaaagtaaatgtctagaaaataataattGCAACATCTGTACAGATAAGCTCAATAAAGTTGATATATTGATTGTTGTagtagctgtaagagcccccaataaaatgatctatatatataaaatgttaatGCATGCTGCTAGAAAAGAAAGAGTCAACAATGATAGTAGCGATATCAagtggattaggggagggtgggtgggggtgtgggattTGATCATAAGCATCAAACTATAACTTCTTCCCATTGGGAcgaaaaacagaaatgtgggtgaggggcgatggaggacaatgtaagatgatataataatctataacttatcaagggttcgtgagggaggacagggaagagggagaggggagaaatagggagctgatgtcaggggctcacaggggaagagaatgctttgaaaatgatggcgacatacatgcaaatgtgcttgacacactggatgaatgtatggattgtgacaagaggtgtaagagccccaaataaaagtattagaaagaaagaaggaacggaaggaaggaagaaaaaggctGAGTGTGGGAGccacatcatctgttgtcaatttgagactgaagagtgaggggacagagtttagcctgtcaatcaggtcgcagcttgatgacctcatttggaggcactgaggagataaatagctcactggaggcaggacacatgctcacataTATATGTATCTCGTGCATGTCCTTGTTAAGAGGTCTAGTACAGCGCACCAGGTCAGGTGAGTTTGGACATATGGATGCTCCTTCTCTCAACATGGGCAGGTAAGGGCTGGAGGAAGGGATGAGGCACCTAAAGTCCAACAATATGTCTGAAGAAAAGGTACAGGCAACCCTACCTGCTCCCTTCAGCTCTGTTTGGCTGTGTTCCTCCACTTTATCTCTGAACTTCCTCCAAGCCTacgttcttgtgtgtgtgtatgtgtgtgtgtgtgtgtctctctctttgTGTA
The sequence above is drawn from the Tenrec ecaudatus isolate mTenEca1 chromosome 18, mTenEca1.hap1, whole genome shotgun sequence genome and encodes:
- the LOC142432664 gene encoding alpha-1B-glycoprotein-like, translating into MGRTPTKLCSGSLRDWRGEDSGTALLTVLLQLVPPEKSTLFFEVESLEHPWDNVTLICRSPNKAQAFQLLKDGVAQDPVHLRPHAREHRFPLGKVTEDTRGIYRCKHTSNDHGTTQISDLVEVTGRGSLPKPKLSLVSEGLTLTPGSEGALRCQGSLTGAIFLLLQEKARRPLQAVSSTGNSADFRIPELTAQDSRKYRCLYLRTRHGTSGSWLSNALELSVAGLLPKPLLWSVWSDTVTAGRDAKLQCLSPLPDMHFELLRAGAVLLHNWGSADNYVADFTLSNVGPQDAGNYSCRYSPRESHSATWSEDSDPLALRVQREEL